In a genomic window of Flavobacterium sp. KACC 22761:
- a CDS encoding GH92 family glycosyl hydrolase — MNKNIKAAFFTLLGLCCLQMYSQTKQNLTQYVDPFIGTGFHGHVFMGANVPFGGVQLGPVNISQGWDWCSGYHYSDQTIIGFSHTHLSGTGIGDLGDFLFMPAIGKVNLKKGTAKDMANGYISDFDHKDEIAKPGYYSVILKKNKIKAEMTATERVGFQKYTFPASDQSHIVLDLVEGIGWDRAVDTYIRVKNDTLIEGYRFSKGWANDQRIYFAAILSKPAKKIQLYDNTREMINKVVVGDSSKAVIHFATSKDEVIKIKVGISPVSAENALMNIKKEIAGWDFEKVANQADEKWNKELGKIAVKSADPAKMKIFYTALYHTMIAPSIFNDSNGDYYGTDKQVHRAAGFTNLTTFSLWDTYRGANPLFTLTQPEKVSDMINSMLAIYKESGHLPVWHLMGNETYCMPGNSAIQIVADAYLKEIKGIDGNLAFEAVKATAMQDDRGVNFVKKLGYIPGDSLRESVSYGLEYAISDGAIAMMAKKMGKTEDYNYFFNRSKTYKKYFDPSVGFVRARLSETTWRTPFDPFKSIHEKGDFSEGNAWQYTWLVPQDVEGLIALLGGEKPFAKKLDTLFTISGDMGKEASSDITGLIGQYAHGNEPSHHITYLYNFVGQPWKTAEKVRYIVDNLYTEKPDGLCGNEDVGQMSAWYVWNAMGMYSANPYNGVYCIGSPSMDETVLNLADGKSFTVKALNNSPKNIYIQKATLNGKAYTKSYILHADVMNGGELIFTMGDKPSKSWGVAAKDRPYSTQ; from the coding sequence ATGAATAAAAATATTAAAGCAGCATTCTTTACACTTTTAGGACTTTGCTGTCTGCAAATGTACAGTCAGACAAAACAAAATTTAACGCAATATGTAGATCCATTTATTGGGACAGGATTTCATGGTCACGTATTTATGGGAGCCAATGTTCCTTTTGGAGGCGTTCAACTAGGACCCGTAAATATTTCGCAAGGTTGGGATTGGTGTTCCGGTTATCATTATTCTGACCAAACCATTATTGGGTTTTCGCATACGCATTTGAGCGGAACTGGAATTGGCGATCTTGGAGATTTCCTTTTTATGCCTGCAATTGGAAAAGTGAATCTGAAAAAAGGAACTGCAAAAGATATGGCAAACGGCTATATTTCAGATTTTGATCATAAAGATGAAATAGCAAAACCGGGGTATTATTCGGTTATTTTGAAGAAAAATAAAATCAAAGCTGAAATGACTGCTACGGAACGAGTAGGTTTTCAAAAATATACTTTTCCAGCTTCAGATCAATCGCATATTGTTTTAGATTTAGTAGAAGGAATTGGCTGGGACAGAGCGGTTGATACGTATATCCGTGTAAAAAATGATACTTTGATTGAAGGATATCGTTTTTCAAAAGGATGGGCAAATGATCAACGAATTTATTTCGCTGCAATTTTGTCGAAACCAGCAAAAAAAATCCAATTGTATGACAATACAAGAGAAATGATTAATAAAGTAGTGGTAGGAGACAGTTCAAAAGCAGTTATTCATTTCGCAACTTCAAAAGATGAGGTGATTAAGATAAAAGTGGGAATTTCGCCAGTAAGTGCCGAAAATGCTTTAATGAATATCAAAAAGGAGATTGCAGGTTGGGACTTCGAAAAAGTTGCCAATCAAGCAGATGAAAAATGGAATAAAGAGTTAGGGAAAATTGCCGTAAAATCAGCTGATCCTGCTAAAATGAAAATCTTTTACACAGCTTTGTACCACACTATGATTGCGCCTTCTATTTTTAATGATAGCAATGGTGATTATTATGGCACAGACAAACAAGTTCACAGAGCGGCAGGATTTACTAATTTGACTACTTTCTCTTTATGGGATACGTACAGAGGAGCAAATCCTTTATTTACGCTGACACAGCCAGAAAAAGTTTCAGACATGATCAATTCGATGTTGGCAATTTACAAGGAATCTGGGCATCTTCCGGTTTGGCATTTAATGGGCAACGAAACCTATTGTATGCCTGGAAACAGTGCTATTCAAATTGTGGCTGATGCGTATTTAAAAGAAATAAAAGGAATTGACGGCAATTTGGCTTTTGAAGCAGTAAAAGCAACCGCAATGCAGGACGATCGTGGCGTAAATTTTGTAAAAAAGCTAGGATATATTCCTGGAGATAGTTTGAGAGAATCGGTTTCTTATGGTTTGGAGTATGCAATTTCTGATGGCGCTATCGCAATGATGGCAAAAAAAATGGGAAAAACTGAAGACTATAATTACTTCTTTAACCGTTCAAAAACCTATAAAAAATATTTCGATCCTTCAGTTGGTTTTGTACGCGCAAGATTAAGCGAAACAACATGGCGAACTCCTTTTGATCCTTTTAAATCAATACATGAAAAAGGTGATTTTTCAGAAGGAAACGCATGGCAATATACTTGGTTAGTGCCTCAAGATGTTGAAGGACTTATTGCCTTATTGGGCGGTGAAAAACCATTTGCGAAAAAGCTGGATACTTTGTTTACGATTTCTGGTGATATGGGTAAAGAAGCGTCAAGTGATATCACAGGATTAATTGGGCAGTATGCACACGGAAATGAGCCAAGTCACCATATTACGTACTTGTACAATTTTGTAGGGCAACCTTGGAAAACTGCTGAAAAAGTGCGTTATATAGTTGATAATTTATATACAGAGAAACCAGATGGATTATGCGGAAATGAAGATGTAGGACAAATGTCAGCTTGGTATGTTTGGAATGCTATGGGAATGTATTCTGCAAATCCTTACAATGGTGTTTATTGCATCGGCAGTCCTTCAATGGATGAAACAGTTTTGAATTTGGCTGATGGAAAAAGCTTTACAGTAAAAGCTTTAAACAACAGTCCAAAAAATATCTACATTCAAAAAGCGACATTAAACGGAAAAGCATATACAAAAAGTTATATCCTGCATGCTGATGTTATGAATGGTGGCGAATTAATTTTTACAATGGGAGACAAACCTTCAAAATCTTGGGGAGTTGCTGCAAAAGACAGACCATATTCTACACAGTAA
- a CDS encoding glycoside hydrolase family 3 N-terminal domain-containing protein, giving the protein MAFAFSFSFELVKRFRRKEINYEILKTTIMNCSKTYRFVLFFCFCIVFANAQKTPAYKNQSLSIEKRVDDLLKQLTTEEKISLLGFESKAVKRLDIPQYNWWNESLHGVARAGKATVFPQALGMAATFNDPLLNEVANAISTEARAKNNMAVAKDRRLQYMGLNFWSPNINIFRDPRWGRGQETYGEDPFLTGKMGTAYVKGLQGTDPKYMKTAACAKHFAVHSGPEKTRHSIDVIVDEKDLRETYLYAFKKLVDAKVETVMCAYNRVNSEPCCTGKTLLQDILRKEWKFGGHVVTDCWALQDIYEGHKTLPNSVAVAAEAIKRGVNMDCSGLLQKDAINALNQKLITTQDIDNALAPTLRTQFKLGFYDKAEDNPYRKYGIDSIANTYHRNLSLKMAEQSMVLLKNGQFGDNKTKVLPLKKEDYKSIMIVGPNAASLDALLGNYHGISDKAVNFVEGIAGAVDPDTRVEYDMGCDFTNTTDFGGVWAASMANVTIAVIGFTPVYEGEEGDAFLADGKGDRKNMDLPASHIAYIKALRKGTKTPLIAVVTGGSAVDISAIEPYVDAIVFAWYPGEQGGTALANLLFGKASPSGHLPVTFYKSFSDLPDYNSYAMKGRTYRYFDKEVQYPFGFGLSYSSFGYNWVQQPKAVKLSSDKISMQIEIFNTGQYDADEVAQVYIEYPNFDRKPLKELKAFKRVSLAKGKSKTITLEIPLEELQKWDDATKQFKIYEGNYTLKIGSNSRDTVLEGSFEISK; this is encoded by the coding sequence ATGGCTTTTGCCTTTTCTTTTTCGTTTGAATTGGTAAAACGTTTTAGAAGAAAAGAAATTAATTATGAAATTTTAAAAACAACAATAATGAATTGTTCCAAAACTTACCGATTTGTCTTGTTTTTTTGTTTTTGCATTGTTTTTGCAAATGCACAAAAAACACCAGCTTATAAAAACCAAAGTTTGTCAATAGAAAAAAGGGTAGATGATTTACTGAAACAATTAACTACAGAAGAGAAAATTTCTTTATTAGGTTTTGAAAGCAAAGCGGTTAAAAGACTGGATATTCCACAATATAATTGGTGGAACGAATCGCTTCATGGTGTGGCAAGAGCCGGAAAAGCAACTGTTTTTCCTCAAGCTTTAGGAATGGCTGCTACTTTTAATGATCCTTTGCTTAACGAAGTTGCAAACGCAATTTCTACCGAAGCCAGAGCAAAAAATAATATGGCTGTAGCCAAAGACCGTCGCTTGCAATATATGGGATTGAATTTTTGGTCCCCAAATATTAATATTTTCAGAGATCCACGTTGGGGAAGAGGCCAAGAAACGTACGGAGAAGATCCTTTTCTTACCGGAAAAATGGGAACAGCTTATGTTAAAGGATTGCAAGGAACTGATCCTAAATACATGAAAACAGCGGCTTGTGCGAAACATTTCGCCGTACACAGCGGACCAGAAAAAACAAGACATTCGATTGATGTAATTGTTGATGAAAAAGATTTGAGAGAAACCTATTTGTATGCTTTTAAAAAACTGGTAGATGCTAAAGTAGAAACGGTTATGTGCGCTTATAACAGAGTGAATTCAGAACCTTGTTGCACAGGAAAAACACTTTTGCAGGATATTTTAAGAAAAGAATGGAAATTTGGAGGACATGTAGTAACCGATTGTTGGGCGTTGCAGGATATTTATGAAGGTCACAAAACGTTGCCAAACAGTGTAGCAGTTGCTGCTGAGGCAATCAAACGTGGCGTAAATATGGATTGCAGCGGATTATTGCAAAAAGATGCCATAAATGCATTAAATCAAAAACTGATTACAACGCAAGATATTGATAATGCATTGGCTCCAACTTTGAGAACACAATTCAAATTAGGATTTTATGACAAAGCCGAAGATAATCCGTATCGAAAATATGGTATTGACAGTATTGCTAATACGTATCATAGAAATCTAAGTTTGAAAATGGCAGAACAAAGTATGGTTTTGCTGAAAAACGGACAATTTGGTGACAACAAAACAAAAGTGTTGCCTCTTAAAAAAGAAGATTATAAATCAATTATGATTGTTGGTCCAAATGCAGCTTCACTAGATGCTTTGTTAGGAAACTACCACGGAATTAGCGATAAAGCCGTGAACTTTGTGGAAGGAATTGCCGGCGCAGTAGATCCAGACACGCGCGTGGAATATGATATGGGCTGCGATTTTACCAATACCACTGATTTTGGTGGAGTTTGGGCGGCGTCTATGGCAAATGTTACGATCGCCGTTATTGGTTTTACGCCTGTTTATGAAGGTGAAGAAGGCGACGCATTTTTAGCTGATGGAAAAGGAGACAGAAAAAATATGGATCTTCCAGCTTCACATATCGCTTATATAAAAGCGCTACGAAAAGGCACAAAAACACCTCTTATAGCAGTAGTAACTGGAGGAAGTGCTGTCGATATTTCAGCAATTGAACCTTATGTTGATGCTATTGTTTTTGCTTGGTATCCGGGCGAGCAAGGCGGAACAGCTTTGGCGAATCTTCTTTTTGGAAAAGCTTCTCCTTCAGGACATTTGCCTGTTACTTTTTACAAATCTTTTAGTGATTTGCCAGATTATAATAGTTATGCAATGAAGGGCAGAACGTATCGCTATTTTGACAAAGAGGTTCAATATCCTTTTGGTTTCGGATTAAGTTATTCTTCTTTTGGATACAATTGGGTTCAACAACCTAAGGCAGTCAAATTGAGTTCAGATAAAATTTCAATGCAAATCGAAATCTTTAATACAGGTCAATATGATGCAGATGAAGTAGCTCAGGTTTATATTGAATATCCAAATTTTGATAGAAAGCCATTAAAAGAACTGAAAGCTTTTAAACGTGTTTCTTTAGCTAAAGGAAAATCAAAAACAATCACTTTGGAAATTCCATTAGAAGAACTTCAAAAATGGGACGATGCTACAAAACAATTTAAAATCTATGAAGGAAACTACACCTTGAAAATCGGATCGAATTCAAGAGATACAGTGTTGGAAGGTAGTTTCGAAATTTCAAAATAA
- a CDS encoding GLPGLI family protein, which translates to MKKISFTLLAIFVIALSFGQKNPKAIKVTYQRSYNGKIAENQDPLFLFASKELSFTTTNKILEQKAALPYEQTFINFSTKTISQWAQLKNKSILNNDTEALGKQKFEFSNETKKILSYTCKKATTSVNSNKIEIWYTTELGLKGGPSVLGQDLGLVLETIRNGNSVVTASKIELLKTAPSFLKIPAVQAVDQLTYKDLLWKSRFINIPVFNKEQIHFVPDAKSNDSILRFASSTVIVRKVKLPEIKKGSAIFVDVTQQSNGDAYDRTGSVFMIPTDKKTSFLDGLKNGVKSLPEYDNGNGKKYQGVAATDDFTPLLELMRFFTPFGVKHFNYLQLKDKVWQDSVSYRQDISLLQPRLSNQEVYIGMFIGNYDAGGHKASLNITIHEGEDNNTKADYILPLFNTLNVMEMAGQEYGTMFDNEKGLELAFEVPQGYKNFKLSYTTTGHGGWENGDEFLQKKNTIFIDGKEVFGFTPWRTDCGSYRLSNPASGNFGNGLSSSDLSRSNWCPGTTTNPNLIDLGNLTPGKHTIRVMIPLGKPEGTSSSAWNVSGFLIGER; encoded by the coding sequence ATGAAAAAGATTTCGTTTACATTACTTGCCATTTTTGTCATTGCATTGTCATTTGGGCAAAAAAATCCAAAAGCCATTAAAGTCACTTATCAAAGAAGCTATAACGGAAAAATTGCCGAAAACCAAGATCCATTATTTTTGTTTGCTTCAAAAGAATTGAGCTTTACCACTACCAATAAAATTTTGGAACAGAAAGCAGCACTTCCGTACGAGCAGACTTTTATTAATTTTAGCACCAAAACCATTTCGCAATGGGCGCAACTAAAAAACAAATCGATTCTTAACAATGACACTGAAGCTTTAGGAAAACAAAAATTTGAGTTCAGCAATGAAACCAAAAAAATCCTGAGTTATACCTGCAAAAAAGCAACAACTTCTGTAAATTCCAATAAAATTGAAATTTGGTACACCACTGAATTAGGTTTAAAAGGTGGTCCATCTGTTTTAGGACAGGATTTGGGTTTGGTTTTAGAAACAATCCGAAATGGAAATAGTGTTGTAACGGCATCCAAAATTGAACTCTTAAAAACTGCTCCGTCTTTTTTAAAAATTCCGGCTGTACAAGCTGTCGATCAATTAACTTATAAAGATTTATTGTGGAAAAGCCGTTTTATCAATATTCCAGTTTTCAATAAGGAACAAATTCATTTTGTACCTGATGCAAAGTCTAATGACAGTATTTTGCGATTTGCCAGCAGCACCGTCATTGTCCGCAAAGTAAAACTTCCAGAAATCAAAAAAGGAAGTGCCATTTTTGTAGATGTAACGCAGCAATCAAATGGCGATGCTTACGACAGAACTGGATCGGTTTTTATGATTCCAACAGATAAAAAAACTTCTTTTCTTGACGGATTAAAAAATGGAGTTAAATCACTACCCGAATACGACAATGGAAACGGGAAAAAATATCAAGGAGTTGCCGCAACAGACGACTTTACTCCTTTATTAGAATTGATGCGATTTTTCACTCCTTTTGGCGTAAAACATTTCAACTATCTGCAATTAAAAGATAAAGTTTGGCAAGATAGTGTTTCGTATCGTCAGGATATTTCGCTGTTGCAACCAAGATTGAGCAATCAAGAAGTTTATATCGGAATGTTTATTGGAAACTATGATGCTGGCGGACACAAGGCGAGCTTAAACATTACTATTCACGAAGGCGAAGACAACAATACAAAAGCCGATTATATTTTGCCACTTTTCAACACATTGAACGTAATGGAAATGGCAGGACAAGAATACGGAACTATGTTTGACAACGAAAAAGGACTTGAACTAGCTTTTGAAGTTCCTCAAGGATACAAAAATTTTAAATTGAGTTATACTACAACTGGTCACGGTGGCTGGGAAAACGGCGATGAGTTTCTGCAAAAGAAAAACACCATCTTTATTGACGGAAAAGAAGTTTTTGGATTTACACCTTGGCGCACCGACTGTGGTTCTTACCGATTGAGCAATCCGGCTTCGGGGAATTTTGGCAATGGTTTATCATCATCTGACTTAAGCCGTTCAAACTGGTGTCCGGGAACGACCACCAATCCAAATTTAATTGACTTAGGAAATTTAACTCCGGGAAAACATACCATTCGCGTTATGATTCCGCTTGGAAAACCGGAAGGAACCAGTAGCAGTGCTTGGAATGTTTCGGGATTTTTAATCGGAGAAAGGTAA
- a CDS encoding alpha-L-fucosidase, which produces MKKITFCLLFFSLSLTAIIAQNYTPTEGNLKNRKEFQDDKFGMFIHFGPYSVLGNGEWIMNNQNIKVTEYGRLINVFNPQDFDAKKWVGIAKAAGMKYITFTTRHHDGFSNFDTKLSDWKITNTHFKRDLLKELADECHKENIKLFCYYSLLDWTRTDYQYETGKTGKGTGRTQKSDWNSYIRFMKGQLTEILSNYGKIGGIWFDGHWDQLDNDTDKTLTSKVNWHYDEIYSLIHSLQPDCLISNNHHLLPIQGEDFQAFEKDLPGGNTTGFGGQSVSQLPLETCETMNNSWGFNINDRKYKSTKDLLHYMINAASLNANFLLNVGPMADGTIQPEFVETLKEIGIWMNKNGNSIYGTRGNIIKSQDWGVFTAKDKTLFAHIINTPKQADYIFIPEMKQKIKKCYLMDGKKEIKFKQQPEGTFVYLNGIKMDTMDTIIEMQIQ; this is translated from the coding sequence ATGAAAAAAATCACATTTTGCCTGCTGTTTTTCTCGCTGAGCTTAACGGCAATAATTGCTCAAAATTATACTCCAACGGAAGGAAATTTAAAAAACCGAAAAGAATTTCAAGATGATAAATTTGGAATGTTTATTCATTTTGGGCCTTACAGTGTTCTTGGTAATGGCGAATGGATTATGAACAACCAAAACATCAAAGTAACAGAGTATGGCAGATTGATTAATGTATTCAACCCGCAAGATTTTGATGCAAAAAAATGGGTTGGCATTGCCAAAGCTGCAGGCATGAAATACATTACTTTTACTACCCGACACCACGACGGCTTCAGCAATTTTGACACCAAATTATCAGATTGGAAAATCACAAATACACATTTTAAAAGAGACCTGCTGAAAGAATTAGCAGATGAATGTCATAAAGAAAATATTAAATTATTTTGTTACTATTCGCTTTTAGACTGGACGAGAACGGATTATCAGTACGAAACTGGAAAAACTGGAAAAGGAACTGGCAGAACGCAAAAAAGCGACTGGAACAGCTACATCCGTTTTATGAAAGGACAATTGACCGAAATACTTTCAAACTATGGAAAAATCGGCGGTATTTGGTTTGATGGCCATTGGGATCAACTGGATAATGATACCGATAAAACATTAACTTCAAAAGTCAATTGGCATTATGATGAAATTTATTCCTTGATTCACTCGCTTCAACCTGACTGTTTGATTTCAAACAATCACCATTTATTGCCAATTCAAGGAGAAGATTTCCAAGCATTTGAAAAAGATTTGCCAGGTGGAAATACTACAGGATTTGGAGGCCAATCTGTTTCTCAGTTGCCTTTGGAAACTTGTGAAACCATGAATAATTCTTGGGGATTCAATATCAATGACAGAAAATACAAATCGACAAAAGACTTATTGCATTATATGATAAATGCTGCAAGTCTGAATGCGAATTTCTTGCTGAATGTTGGTCCAATGGCCGATGGAACAATTCAGCCCGAATTTGTTGAAACGTTGAAGGAAATAGGAATCTGGATGAACAAAAACGGAAACAGCATTTACGGAACAAGAGGCAATATTATCAAATCACAGGATTGGGGCGTATTTACGGCAAAAGACAAAACTCTGTTTGCCCACATCATCAATACTCCAAAACAAGCAGATTATATTTTCATTCCAGAAATGAAGCAAAAAATCAAAAAATGCTACTTGATGGACGGCAAGAAAGAAATCAAATTCAAACAACAGCCAGAAGGGACTTTTGTTTATTTGAACGGCATCAAAATGGACACAATGGATACGATAATAGAAATGCAAATACAATAA
- a CDS encoding M20/M25/M40 family metallo-hydrolase, whose product MFKKIILFSAVAFITAERGNAQSTFSAEKFLKHDTYLASDKLEGRLAGTKGNNEAAVYIKKYFKKFGLKEFNNNYYQPFKIFMKPDINKMKSDSVSTQNVVGYLEGSDENLKKEFIVIGAHYDHWGWGGKGSGSKKKDTLAIHNGADDNASGVSALLSILEELHHAKTAPKRSIIFISFSAEEEGLLGSKYFVNHLPVDKNAVKVMINMDMVGRLNDKKELYMGGAGTFPDGVELMKKLGEGSGLNPIVFAGDVGGSDHVTFYKNNISVIGLHTGGHPQYHTPEDDTALINSEGAILVSKYIYNALTAIANYEQTLTFIKQN is encoded by the coding sequence ATGTTTAAAAAAATTATTCTCTTTTCTGCTGTTGCTTTTATTACTGCTGAAAGAGGAAACGCACAATCAACATTTTCAGCTGAAAAATTTCTGAAACATGATACTTATCTTGCGTCAGATAAATTAGAAGGCCGCTTGGCCGGAACGAAAGGCAATAATGAAGCGGCTGTGTATATCAAAAAATATTTCAAAAAATTCGGGCTAAAAGAATTCAACAACAACTATTACCAGCCTTTCAAAATTTTCATGAAACCGGATATCAATAAGATGAAATCAGATAGTGTTTCGACCCAAAATGTTGTAGGTTATTTGGAAGGTTCTGATGAAAATCTGAAAAAAGAATTCATTGTCATTGGTGCGCATTACGACCATTGGGGATGGGGCGGAAAAGGCTCGGGAAGCAAGAAAAAAGACACGCTTGCGATTCATAATGGAGCTGATGACAATGCTTCTGGTGTTTCGGCTTTATTATCTATTTTAGAAGAATTACATCATGCTAAAACCGCTCCGAAAAGAAGCATCATTTTCATTTCTTTCAGTGCTGAAGAAGAAGGTTTATTAGGTTCTAAATATTTTGTCAACCATTTGCCGGTAGATAAAAATGCTGTAAAAGTGATGATCAATATGGATATGGTTGGAAGATTAAACGATAAAAAAGAACTTTATATGGGAGGCGCTGGCACTTTTCCAGATGGTGTAGAATTGATGAAAAAATTAGGCGAAGGCAGTGGGCTGAATCCGATTGTATTTGCTGGTGATGTTGGTGGCTCAGATCATGTTACTTTTTATAAAAATAATATTTCTGTTATAGGATTACATACAGGCGGGCATCCACAATATCATACACCAGAAGATGACACTGCTTTAATTAATAGCGAAGGCGCTATTTTGGTTTCAAAATACATTTATAATGCCCTGACGGCTATTGCCAATTATGAACAGACGCTGACTTTTATAAAGCAGAATTAA
- a CDS encoding SusD/RagB family nutrient-binding outer membrane lipoprotein encodes MRKLLYISLASAGLFLGSCSQDDFADAYRDPSKIETTTVPKQFAGFLKVNFEDVIPSYWNYFTVLRSTSLTYTQAHGFTNTTGRYIPGAATVYRWDRYYNFITQFRELEKAFAALPDAEKKDSRIYTIASTIYLYDHTQKMIDNYGDIPFSEAGKISMTGGDYTKAAAKYDSQTEIYAKMLDDLKAFSTELNTITLSTKVGVEFKNQDLINKGNLVMWKNYCNSLRLRILNRVSGVSSLASRANTEIAEIIAEGKIVDENSENVAFKVYTQDTDLDTSGFFDALETSNNNVAPKPMIDHMNANLDPREKWLFEKGVNATTYVGLDPSLTSGAQDQLLTDGKIAIYNRSVISRNDWLPGTLVNAAEMNLLLAEYYSRNGNATTAKIHFEKAIRQSIEYYVRLGDKADDLTWKPTSEPTAAEIDAYILKINFAGATTAAAQLQLIAFQKYIHFNIMQADEAWAEQRRLKLPALTFMEDETSSVRKTPPTRWTYPTSESVYNTANYNTVKANDNLSTKIFWDVK; translated from the coding sequence ATGAGAAAATTATTATATATATCATTAGCTTCAGCAGGACTTTTTCTAGGTTCTTGTTCGCAGGATGATTTCGCAGATGCATATAGAGATCCATCTAAGATTGAAACTACAACTGTGCCTAAACAGTTTGCGGGATTCTTAAAAGTTAATTTTGAAGATGTTATTCCTTCATATTGGAATTATTTTACAGTTCTTAGATCAACTTCTCTTACGTACACTCAAGCACACGGATTTACAAATACAACAGGACGATATATTCCTGGTGCAGCTACAGTTTACAGATGGGATAGATATTACAACTTTATTACGCAATTTAGAGAGTTGGAAAAAGCATTTGCAGCTCTTCCAGATGCAGAGAAAAAAGATAGCAGAATCTACACTATTGCTTCAACAATCTATTTGTATGATCATACACAAAAAATGATCGACAACTATGGTGATATTCCTTTCTCTGAGGCAGGTAAAATTAGTATGACAGGTGGTGATTATACTAAAGCAGCAGCGAAGTATGATAGCCAAACTGAGATTTATGCTAAGATGCTAGATGATTTGAAAGCTTTTTCTACGGAGTTGAACACAATTACGTTATCTACAAAAGTAGGTGTAGAATTCAAAAACCAGGATTTGATCAACAAAGGAAACTTGGTAATGTGGAAAAACTATTGTAACTCATTGCGTTTAAGAATCTTAAACAGAGTATCTGGAGTTTCATCTTTAGCTTCAAGAGCAAATACTGAAATCGCTGAAATTATTGCAGAAGGAAAAATCGTGGATGAGAATTCAGAAAACGTTGCTTTCAAAGTATATACTCAGGATACAGATTTAGATACTTCGGGCTTCTTTGATGCTTTAGAAACATCTAACAATAACGTTGCCCCAAAACCTATGATTGACCACATGAATGCTAATCTAGATCCTCGTGAGAAGTGGTTGTTTGAAAAAGGAGTAAATGCAACAACTTATGTAGGACTTGATCCATCATTGACTTCAGGAGCGCAAGATCAATTGCTTACTGATGGTAAAATTGCAATCTACAACAGATCTGTAATCAGTAGAAATGACTGGTTGCCTGGTACATTAGTGAATGCTGCAGAAATGAACTTGCTTCTTGCGGAGTACTATTCAAGAAATGGTAATGCAACTACTGCAAAAATACATTTCGAAAAAGCGATCAGACAATCTATCGAATACTATGTAAGATTAGGAGATAAAGCAGATGATTTAACTTGGAAGCCAACTTCAGAGCCAACTGCAGCTGAAATTGATGCTTATATTCTTAAAATCAACTTTGCAGGAGCTACTACAGCAGCAGCGCAGTTGCAGTTAATTGCTTTCCAAAAGTACATTCACTTCAACATCATGCAAGCTGATGAAGCTTGGGCTGAACAAAGAAGATTGAAACTTCCTGCATTAACTTTCATGGAAGATGAAACAAGTTCTGTTAGAAAAACACCTCCAACACGTTGGACATACCCAACTTCTGAAAGTGTTTACAACACTGCAAATTACAATACTGTAAAAGCAAATGATAATTTAAGTACCAAAATTTTCTGGGACGTAAAATAA